In the Pseudoalteromonas undina genome, one interval contains:
- a CDS encoding carbon-nitrogen hydrolase → MTSPAHLSVALVQQSNSDNAEHNIEKSIAGIRDAASKGAQLVVLQELHRSLYFCQTEDVDVFDLAETIPGPSSNTLGELAKELGIVIVASLFEKRATGLYHNTAVVLEKDGSIAGKYRKMHIPDDPGFYEKFYFTPGDLGFEPIQTSVGKLGVLVCWDQWFPEAARLMAMAGAELLIYPTAIGWDPRDDKDEQTRQKDAWVISQRAHAVANGVPVISCNRVGHESDPSGQSDGIQFWGNSFIAGPQGEMLAEADNQNEQILMVKLDQKRSENVRRIWPYLRDRRIDHYQDLTKIYRD, encoded by the coding sequence ATGACAAGCCCTGCACATTTATCAGTTGCCTTAGTGCAACAAAGCAACAGTGACAACGCTGAACATAATATTGAAAAGTCAATTGCGGGCATTCGCGATGCAGCTAGTAAAGGCGCGCAACTTGTTGTATTACAAGAGTTACACCGCAGTTTATATTTTTGCCAAACCGAAGACGTTGATGTATTTGATTTGGCCGAAACAATACCAGGCCCAAGTAGCAACACTTTAGGCGAACTCGCAAAAGAGCTCGGTATTGTTATTGTAGCTTCATTATTTGAGAAACGTGCTACGGGTCTTTATCACAATACCGCCGTGGTGCTTGAAAAAGACGGCAGCATTGCAGGTAAATACCGTAAAATGCATATTCCAGACGACCCAGGGTTTTATGAAAAATTTTACTTTACTCCCGGAGACTTAGGCTTTGAGCCTATTCAAACCTCAGTAGGTAAGCTTGGCGTGCTGGTGTGTTGGGATCAATGGTTTCCTGAAGCCGCGCGTTTAATGGCAATGGCCGGTGCTGAACTTTTGATCTACCCGACAGCTATTGGCTGGGATCCACGCGATGATAAAGACGAGCAAACCCGCCAAAAAGATGCTTGGGTTATTTCACAACGAGCGCATGCGGTTGCTAATGGCGTTCCGGTGATTAGTTGTAATCGAGTTGGTCATGAAAGCGACCCTAGCGGTCAAAGTGACGGCATTCAATTTTGGGGCAACTCGTTTATTGCAGGCCCTCAAGGCGAGATGTTGGCAGAGGCTGATAACCAAAATGAACAAATATTAATGGTAAAACTTGATCAAAAACGTAGCGAGAACGTAAGACGTATTTGGCCGTATTTACGCGACCGTAGGATTGATCATTATCAAGATTTAACAAAAATTTACCGTGACTAA